One window of Dechloromonas sp. ZY10 genomic DNA carries:
- a CDS encoding putative toxin-antitoxin system toxin component, PIN family: protein MLRLVLDTNVVLDLFHWANTDAVPIMAALEAGQIECLADARTLDELQRVLTYPQLKLTPEMIAERWARYTARVTVVGDGEAPPLPRCKDKDDQKFLELAARSGADILVSKDKALLKLRGRSKLAFEIVAPVRLAPRLSTIFG, encoded by the coding sequence ATGCTGCGTCTTGTTCTCGACACCAACGTCGTCCTCGATCTTTTCCACTGGGCCAATACCGATGCCGTGCCGATCATGGCCGCGCTCGAAGCCGGACAGATCGAATGCCTGGCCGATGCCCGCACCCTCGACGAATTGCAACGGGTGCTGACTTATCCGCAGCTCAAGCTGACCCCGGAAATGATCGCCGAACGCTGGGCCCGCTACACCGCCCGCGTCACCGTCGTCGGCGATGGCGAGGCACCGCCACTACCGCGCTGCAAGGACAAGGACGACCAGAAATTCCTCGAACTCGCCGCCCGCAGCGGTGCCGACATCCTGGTCAGCAAAGACAAGGCGTTGCTCAAATTGCGCGGGCGCAGCAAGCTGGCCTTCGAAATCGTCGCCCCAGTCCGCCTCGCCCCCCGCCTGAGCACAATTTTCGGCTGA
- a CDS encoding tRNA dihydrouridine synthase, translating to MSRILLAPMEGLADPLMRQILTAVGGYDWGICEFVRVTESVLPNRTFLRTCPELTQGSRTDAGTPIRVQLLGSDPHYLAANARRLVKHRPAGVDINFGCPAPTVFRHRGGSALLGEPELLHAIVSAIRAEVPREIPFTAKMRLGIKDHSLAIDCARAIEAGGADELIVHGRTKVDGYKPPARWHLIDEVRRAVQLPLIANGEVWTVDDFRNCQQQSGCADVMLGRGALADPLLPRRIRGELPPESAANESLWPMLVPALAEFWLGVRLRVRPVHAGGRIKQWLMLLRRHYRVAEELYTLLRPVKEAEAIDRLLLERGILPHLPNEVHP from the coding sequence ATGTCCCGTATTCTTCTCGCCCCGATGGAGGGGCTCGCCGATCCCCTGATGCGCCAGATCCTGACCGCCGTTGGCGGCTACGACTGGGGAATCTGCGAATTCGTCCGCGTCACCGAGAGTGTGTTGCCGAACCGCACCTTTCTCCGCACCTGCCCGGAACTGACGCAGGGCAGCCGTACCGACGCCGGCACGCCGATCCGCGTCCAGCTGCTCGGCTCCGATCCGCACTACCTGGCGGCCAATGCCCGGCGCCTGGTCAAGCACCGTCCGGCCGGGGTCGATATCAATTTCGGTTGTCCGGCGCCGACGGTCTTTCGCCATCGCGGCGGCTCGGCGCTGCTTGGCGAACCGGAACTGCTGCACGCCATCGTCAGCGCGATCCGCGCCGAGGTGCCGCGCGAGATTCCGTTTACCGCCAAGATGCGGCTGGGGATCAAGGACCACTCACTGGCCATCGACTGCGCGCGGGCGATTGAAGCCGGCGGCGCTGACGAGTTGATCGTGCATGGCCGGACCAAGGTCGACGGCTACAAGCCGCCGGCGCGCTGGCACTTGATCGACGAAGTGCGGCGGGCGGTGCAGCTGCCGTTGATTGCCAACGGCGAGGTGTGGACCGTGGACGATTTCCGCAACTGCCAGCAGCAATCGGGTTGTGCCGACGTTATGCTCGGGCGCGGCGCGCTCGCTGACCCGCTCCTGCCGCGCCGGATTCGCGGCGAACTGCCGCCCGAAAGCGCCGCCAACGAGAGCTTGTGGCCCATGCTAGTGCCGGCGCTGGCCGAATTCTGGCTGGGCGTGCGCCTGCGGGTGCGGCCAGTGCATGCCGGCGGCCGGATCAAGCAGTGGCTGATGCTGTTGCGCCGTCACTACCGGGTGGCCGAAGAACTCTATACCTTGCTGCGTCCGGTCAAGGAGGCGGAAGCCATCGACCGCTTGTTGCTCGAACGCGGCATCCTGCCGCATTTGCCGAATGAGGTGCATCCATGA
- a CDS encoding tRNA (guanosine(46)-N(7))-methyltransferase TrmB: protein MSYRTGLSAGQAPASEPADAEDAAGEGNSRFIVSAQDGPHRDLPALLERHLAHPFRKPVLDYNRAALATALAAWRDWNPAAPLILDAGCGVGWSTLAIAAQYPDHFVLGVDQSLERLQRGKPLPLPENALLLRADLVDFWRLLAGEGIRLARHYNLYPNPWPKIGHLARRWHGHAVFPVWCELGGVLECRSNWQIYIAEMAFALSRLSGQPVAAEAYAVPSGGQPMTPFEKKYLASGHGLWRCVVDFAAVASDQTHAAANGLATGFSGFPASTVDQRQ, encoded by the coding sequence ATGAGTTATCGCACCGGCTTGTCTGCCGGCCAGGCCCCCGCGTCCGAACCTGCGGATGCGGAGGATGCTGCCGGCGAGGGCAACTCCCGTTTCATCGTCAGCGCTCAGGACGGGCCGCACCGCGACCTGCCGGCCTTGCTCGAACGCCACCTCGCGCATCCTTTCCGCAAGCCGGTGCTCGACTACAACCGGGCGGCGCTGGCGACGGCACTGGCGGCGTGGCGGGACTGGAATCCGGCGGCGCCGCTGATTCTCGATGCCGGTTGCGGCGTCGGCTGGAGCACGCTGGCGATTGCCGCGCAGTACCCCGATCATTTCGTGCTTGGCGTCGATCAGTCGCTCGAGCGCCTGCAGCGCGGCAAGCCTTTGCCGCTGCCGGAGAACGCCTTGCTGCTGCGTGCCGACCTGGTCGATTTCTGGCGCCTGCTGGCCGGCGAGGGCATCCGCCTGGCCCGGCATTACAACCTTTATCCCAATCCCTGGCCCAAGATCGGCCACCTGGCACGGCGCTGGCACGGGCATGCGGTGTTTCCGGTGTGGTGCGAACTCGGCGGCGTGCTCGAATGCCGCAGCAATTGGCAGATTTACATCGCGGAAATGGCGTTTGCCTTGAGCCGCCTGAGCGGCCAGCCGGTCGCAGCCGAGGCCTATGCCGTGCCATCGGGCGGGCAGCCGATGACGCCGTTCGAGAAAAAATACCTGGCTTCGGGCCACGGGCTATGGCGTTGCGTGGTCGACTTTGCAGCGGTTGCGTCTGACCAGACGCATGCGGCGGCTAATGGCTTGGCCACTGGTTTTTCCGGTTTTCCGGCGTCGACCGTGGATCAGCGCCAATGA
- a CDS encoding YkgJ family cysteine cluster protein has product MSVASSPCQSCGACCASLRVDFHPAELAGGAFAWGDGVPLAMTVPLTPALVRMRGTDATGEVTRCVALDGEIGVAVSCRIYHGRPSPCREFDIEHPACNRARRHCGLPPLAE; this is encoded by the coding sequence ATGAGCGTCGCCAGCAGTCCTTGCCAAAGCTGCGGTGCCTGCTGCGCCAGCCTGCGCGTCGACTTTCATCCGGCCGAACTGGCCGGTGGCGCCTTTGCCTGGGGCGACGGCGTGCCGCTGGCGATGACCGTGCCGCTGACCCCGGCGCTGGTGCGCATGCGCGGCACCGACGCGACTGGCGAAGTAACCCGCTGTGTCGCGCTGGACGGCGAAATCGGGGTCGCGGTCAGTTGCCGCATTTACCACGGTCGACCGTCGCCATGCCGTGAATTCGATATCGAACACCCAGCCTGCAACCGCGCCCGCCGCCATTGCGGCCTGCCGCCGCTGGCCGAGTAA
- a CDS encoding LysR substrate-binding domain-containing protein gives MLPRLPPLSTLRTFLVAATRLNFRQAASDLHVTPAAVSQQIRSLEDYLGCSLFERSPRSLRLTPAGMALLPGIRDGFACFAEALAQLPAVRPEGTLHVGAPAAFASRWLVPHLGEFNRRHPEITLHLGSAPDYVDATVIPQPLIPDAVDVLIRYGHGHYPGQASLRLQTGDYLAVCAPALWRPELPFAAWLARQTLLHDASIPLPEQRPNWGEWCRLAGLDGINCRQGPSFSNAVLVHEAALAGQGVALMQRAHITDDLADGRLQICHRQALPSAYAYYLLLRQPATPAAKVFADWLQARCASADIVTPPDNGAA, from the coding sequence ATGCTACCCCGCCTGCCCCCGCTATCCACCCTGCGCACCTTTCTGGTCGCCGCTACCCGGCTCAATTTCCGCCAGGCCGCCAGTGACCTGCACGTCACTCCAGCCGCCGTCAGCCAGCAAATCCGCAGCCTGGAGGACTACCTGGGCTGCTCACTGTTTGAGCGCAGTCCGCGCAGCCTGCGTCTGACACCGGCAGGGATGGCGCTGTTGCCGGGAATTCGTGACGGCTTCGCCTGCTTTGCCGAGGCGCTGGCCCAGCTTCCCGCCGTTCGGCCAGAAGGCACGCTGCACGTCGGTGCCCCGGCCGCCTTTGCCAGTCGCTGGCTGGTGCCGCATCTGGGCGAATTCAACCGCCGGCACCCGGAGATCACGCTGCACCTGGGTAGCGCACCGGACTATGTCGATGCGACGGTGATTCCGCAACCGTTGATTCCCGACGCAGTCGATGTCTTGATCCGCTACGGTCACGGGCATTACCCGGGCCAAGCCAGCTTGCGCTTGCAGACTGGCGATTACCTAGCAGTCTGCGCGCCGGCCTTGTGGCGCCCCGAGTTGCCGTTTGCCGCCTGGTTGGCCCGGCAGACGCTGCTGCACGATGCCTCGATTCCGCTACCGGAACAGCGCCCCAACTGGGGTGAATGGTGCCGGCTGGCCGGCCTTGACGGTATCAACTGCCGCCAGGGGCCAAGTTTTTCCAATGCCGTACTGGTCCATGAGGCGGCACTTGCCGGCCAGGGCGTGGCGCTGATGCAACGGGCGCACATTACCGACGATCTGGCCGATGGCCGCCTGCAAATCTGCCATCGGCAAGCGTTGCCCTCGGCCTACGCCTACTACCTGTTACTGCGGCAGCCCGCGACGCCGGCGGCCAAGGTCTTTGCCGACTGGCTGCAGGCACGGTGTGCCAGCGCCGACATCGTGACGCCTCCCGATAACGGTGCCGCTTGA
- a CDS encoding bestrophin family protein has translation MIVRPRPHWLRLLFVRRGSLVHKIFTQQCLMFAWSAAIIYAHAHLQHWQISLTAAPFSLMGLALAIFLGFRINASYDRYWEARKHWGAVLVEVRNLARQAQTLTSTASQPRPFILGLAGFAAAMRNQLRSEASDHGCRHLLPESLLAQMQGKRFAPVLVLRWLGEWLRDEREAGRLDPVLAPKMEASLDALSMAHGSCERIAYNPLPFSYAVILHRAAYLFCLLLPFGLVESVGLMTPLVVTFVSYTFFALEALSDEIEEPFGRSTNDLALDAMVVTIEISLRELLGETPPAALQPDCNYLLT, from the coding sequence ATGATTGTCCGTCCCCGCCCGCACTGGTTGCGCCTGTTGTTTGTCCGGCGAGGTTCGCTGGTCCACAAGATTTTTACCCAGCAATGCCTGATGTTTGCGTGGTCGGCCGCGATCATCTACGCCCACGCGCATTTGCAGCACTGGCAGATTTCCCTGACTGCGGCACCGTTTTCGCTGATGGGCCTGGCGCTGGCGATTTTTCTCGGTTTTCGCATCAACGCCAGCTACGACCGCTACTGGGAAGCACGCAAGCACTGGGGCGCCGTGCTGGTCGAGGTCCGCAACCTGGCTCGCCAGGCACAGACGCTGACTTCAACGGCCAGCCAGCCGCGCCCCTTCATCCTCGGTCTGGCCGGCTTTGCCGCCGCAATGCGCAACCAGTTACGCAGCGAGGCCAGCGATCACGGCTGTCGCCACTTGCTGCCGGAAAGCCTGCTGGCGCAGATGCAGGGCAAGCGTTTTGCACCGGTGCTGGTGCTGCGCTGGCTCGGCGAATGGTTGCGCGACGAGCGCGAGGCCGGGCGGCTCGACCCGGTGCTGGCGCCCAAAATGGAAGCCTCGCTCGATGCGCTGTCGATGGCCCACGGCAGTTGCGAACGGATCGCCTACAACCCCTTGCCTTTCAGTTATGCGGTGATCCTGCACCGCGCCGCCTACCTGTTCTGCCTGCTGCTGCCCTTTGGCTTGGTCGAGTCGGTCGGGCTGATGACGCCACTGGTGGTCACCTTCGTGTCTTACACCTTCTTTGCGCTGGAAGCCCTCAGCGATGAAATCGAGGAGCCTTTCGGGCGCAGTACCAACGATCTGGCCCTCGATGCAATGGTCGTGACCATCGAAATCAGCCTGCGTGAACTATTGGGTGAGACCCCGCCGGCGGCTCTGCAGCCGGACTGCAACTACCTGCTGACCTGA
- a CDS encoding hybrid sensor histidine kinase/response regulator, with amino-acid sequence MIPPELKRLTLCFRDARVEVAFQQHDQLRLLQQGRMALLVAISTYLAHGLLFDPRFFSGNDLTAVWTIRGAATLVPVSVLLFSTHRLFPLCNYLLLALVGLAGGLGLVSMGLYLPHEQADAFYPALILVTFFTYNLVGTRFIYALAVDLLLLAAYNLGAFWRNDIPAEMLCLHDFYIVTANLIGGAAGYLTELQRRQLYLSEQRLRREIQQTDNARLHADAANHAKSRFLASVSHDLRQPIHAQGMFLSVLRNTPLSPKQQELIDHLTTATNASSEMLHTLMDFSRIEAGNITPQFSRFRLQPLLNKIENEFIAQADAKRLNYRSRETDLAVLSDPGLLEVILRNLVGNAIRYTRRGGVLLACRKRGQMALIEVYDTGIGIPQEQHQEIFREFHQLGNPERDRQKGLGLGLAIVKGLATCLQHPISVSSRPGRGSVFRLGVPLTYAGEPLPPTPPVPRILPQNVNILLIDDDDIVRASTAAQLAEWDFNCQSVDDIERALMIARKNPPDLIISDYRLREYRTGAEAIERIRQQAERPIPALLITGDTDPQRLREARAFGVPLLHKPVEPRELYRQIVSLLAQRW; translated from the coding sequence GTGATCCCGCCGGAACTCAAGCGACTCACCCTCTGTTTCAGGGATGCCCGCGTCGAAGTGGCGTTCCAGCAGCATGACCAGTTACGTCTGCTCCAGCAGGGCCGGATGGCCTTGCTGGTCGCAATCAGCACTTACCTGGCGCACGGATTGCTGTTCGACCCGCGTTTTTTTTCCGGCAACGACCTGACTGCAGTTTGGACGATCCGCGGTGCCGCTACGCTGGTGCCTGTCTCCGTCCTGCTCTTTTCAACCCACCGGCTATTCCCGCTCTGCAATTATTTGCTGCTCGCACTGGTCGGCCTGGCCGGCGGGCTGGGACTGGTGAGCATGGGTTTGTATCTGCCGCACGAGCAGGCAGATGCGTTTTACCCGGCCCTGATCCTGGTTACTTTTTTCACCTACAACCTGGTCGGCACCCGCTTCATCTATGCACTGGCAGTCGACTTGCTGCTGCTGGCGGCCTACAACCTTGGCGCATTCTGGCGCAACGATATTCCGGCCGAGATGCTCTGCCTGCATGATTTCTATATCGTCACCGCCAACCTGATCGGCGGCGCCGCCGGTTATCTGACCGAATTGCAGCGCCGCCAACTCTATCTCAGCGAACAGCGTCTGCGTCGGGAAATCCAGCAGACGGACAACGCCCGCCTGCATGCCGATGCCGCCAACCACGCAAAATCGCGCTTTCTGGCTTCGGTCAGCCATGACTTGCGGCAACCGATCCATGCTCAGGGGATGTTTCTCAGCGTTCTGCGCAATACCCCGTTAAGTCCGAAACAGCAGGAGTTGATCGACCACCTGACCACTGCCACCAATGCCAGCAGCGAAATGTTGCACACGCTGATGGATTTTTCGCGGATCGAGGCCGGGAACATCACGCCCCAGTTCAGCCGCTTCCGCCTGCAGCCACTGCTCAACAAGATCGAGAACGAATTCATCGCCCAGGCCGATGCCAAGCGGCTCAACTACCGCTCGCGCGAAACCGATCTGGCCGTTCTTTCCGACCCCGGACTGCTGGAAGTGATTCTGCGCAATCTGGTCGGCAACGCGATTCGCTACACCCGGCGCGGCGGAGTCCTGCTGGCCTGCCGCAAACGCGGACAGATGGCTCTGATCGAAGTCTACGACACCGGAATCGGCATCCCGCAAGAGCAACATCAGGAAATTTTTCGCGAATTTCACCAACTCGGCAATCCTGAACGCGATCGCCAGAAAGGCCTGGGTCTTGGCCTGGCCATCGTCAAAGGCTTGGCCACCTGCCTGCAGCACCCCATTTCGGTCAGTTCCCGGCCAGGACGCGGCAGTGTTTTCCGCCTTGGCGTGCCGCTGACTTATGCCGGAGAGCCCCTCCCCCCCACTCCGCCGGTCCCACGCATCCTGCCGCAAAACGTGAACATTCTGCTGATCGACGACGACGACATCGTGCGGGCCAGTACCGCTGCACAGTTGGCTGAATGGGACTTCAACTGCCAGAGCGTTGATGACATTGAACGGGCCCTGATGATTGCCCGAAAAAATCCACCCGACCTGATCATCAGCGACTACCGCCTGCGCGAATACCGGACCGGGGCCGAGGCCATCGAACGCATCCGGCAGCAAGCCGAGCGCCCGATCCCGGCTCTGCTGATTACCGGCGACACCGATCCGCAACGACTGCGCGAAGCTCGCGCCTTCGGGGTTCCGCTGCTGCATAAGCCGGTTGAGCCACGGGAACTGTACCGGCAGATCGTCAGCCTGCTGGCCCAGCGCTGGTAA
- a CDS encoding response regulator: MTTEPLPSLLIIDDHAILLEGLGIVLKHEMPDLEVHTASSIHAALQLDVSPDGIVVDIKLPGLNGLDGVTLLRKRWPHARLIMLSAQDDEFTRNNALERGVHCFLSKSENSSHIAATIRNQLLAENDAPPPHSRSEQDFLTPRQCEVLELLCDGLSNKLIARELKLSDNTVRRHVQDILGYFGVSNRTEAVFEARRRGYIR; the protein is encoded by the coding sequence ATGACTACAGAACCCTTGCCTTCCCTTTTGATCATCGACGATCACGCCATCCTGCTCGAAGGTCTCGGCATCGTGCTGAAACATGAGATGCCCGACCTGGAAGTACATACGGCCTCGTCGATCCACGCCGCGCTGCAGCTGGATGTGTCGCCCGACGGCATCGTCGTCGACATCAAGCTGCCCGGCCTCAATGGTCTGGATGGCGTGACCCTGCTCCGCAAACGCTGGCCGCACGCCCGCCTGATCATGCTTTCGGCACAGGACGACGAATTCACCCGCAACAATGCGCTGGAGCGCGGGGTGCACTGCTTTCTTTCCAAGTCTGAAAACAGTTCGCACATTGCCGCCACCATCCGTAACCAGTTGCTGGCTGAAAACGATGCCCCGCCCCCCCACTCCCGCAGCGAACAGGACTTCCTGACCCCCCGTCAGTGCGAAGTTCTCGAACTGCTCTGCGATGGACTCAGCAACAAGCTGATCGCGCGCGAACTCAAACTTTCCGACAACACCGTCCGCCGCCATGTGCAGGACATTCTCGGCTATTTCGGCGTCAGCAACCGGACCGAAGCCGTCTTTGAAGCCCGCCGCCGGGGATATATCCGGTGA
- a CDS encoding energy-coupling factor ABC transporter permease codes for MHIMEGFLPVEHAVGWTLAAAPFVAWGVRSLRRQFVEQPEQRMLLGVAAAFSFVLSALKLPSVTGSCSHPTGAGLGALLFGPAAMVPVGLVVLLFQALLLAHGGLTTLGANLFSMAIVGPFVAYGVFRLARRLGLSLAVAVFAAACLGDLATYVTTSLQLAWAFPDPAGGFAASFAKFAGIFALTQIPLAISEGLLTVVVVNALARFNADELRQLKLFAREVKA; via the coding sequence ATGCACATCATGGAAGGTTTTCTCCCGGTCGAACACGCCGTCGGCTGGACGCTGGCGGCGGCGCCGTTCGTCGCCTGGGGCGTGCGTTCGCTGCGCCGCCAGTTTGTCGAGCAGCCGGAGCAGCGGATGCTGCTCGGCGTCGCCGCCGCATTCTCCTTCGTGCTCTCGGCACTGAAACTGCCGTCGGTCACCGGCAGCTGCTCGCATCCCACCGGTGCCGGGCTTGGCGCCTTGCTCTTCGGGCCGGCGGCGATGGTCCCGGTCGGCCTGGTGGTGCTGCTGTTCCAGGCCCTGCTGCTGGCGCACGGCGGGCTGACCACGCTCGGCGCCAACCTGTTTTCGATGGCCATCGTCGGCCCCTTCGTCGCCTATGGCGTCTTCCGTCTGGCACGGCGCCTCGGCCTCTCGCTGGCGGTCGCGGTGTTTGCCGCCGCCTGCCTCGGCGATCTGGCGACCTATGTTACCACCTCGCTGCAACTGGCCTGGGCCTTCCCCGATCCGGCCGGTGGTTTTGCCGCGTCCTTCGCCAAGTTTGCCGGCATCTTCGCGCTGACCCAGATTCCGCTGGCGATCAGCGAAGGCCTGCTGACCGTGGTCGTGGTCAATGCGCTGGCCCGCTTCAATGCCGACGAACTACGCCAGCTCAAGCTCTTTGCCCGCGAGGTGAAGGCATGA
- a CDS encoding energy-coupling factor ABC transporter substrate-binding protein, with product MSAKEVLAPEQHPPGKGKNSLLLLAVALLTALPLWLYQPEEGEEAFGGADNKAQAQISQIAPDYQPWFKPLLEPASGEIASLLFALQAALGAGVLGYWLGAAVTRERLKKELAAALAIAQENGEKTSGEKARLEKTPDSTVDRGNVQKPAQATAQPAMPMPAANAASAPASGQASGGDAC from the coding sequence ATGAGCGCCAAGGAAGTGCTGGCCCCCGAGCAGCATCCGCCGGGCAAGGGCAAAAACTCGCTGCTGCTGCTTGCGGTCGCTTTGCTGACCGCCTTGCCGCTGTGGCTGTACCAGCCCGAAGAGGGCGAGGAAGCCTTTGGCGGCGCCGACAACAAGGCGCAGGCGCAGATTTCGCAAATCGCGCCGGACTACCAGCCGTGGTTCAAACCCCTGCTCGAACCGGCCAGCGGCGAGATCGCCTCGCTGTTGTTCGCCTTGCAGGCGGCGCTCGGCGCCGGCGTGCTCGGCTACTGGCTGGGCGCGGCGGTAACCCGCGAGCGGCTGAAGAAGGAGCTGGCCGCCGCATTGGCCATAGCGCAGGAAAATGGCGAAAAGACGAGCGGCGAAAAAGCCAGGCTCGAAAAAACGCCAGATTCCACGGTCGACCGTGGAAATGTGCAAAAACCGGCGCAAGCCACAGCGCAACCGGCAATGCCAATGCCGGCGGCGAACGCTGCGTCGGCACCGGCCTCCGGGCAAGCCTCCGGCGGTGATGCGTGCTGA
- a CDS encoding CbiQ family ECF transporter T component, translating to MLIEQAAYASRWRAVCPGAKAAFALAGLIAAFVAATPAAALLVTALLALAAVAGAGVGLGLYLRVALPATGFLALSCLSLLVSLAGDGAGGIVWQLAPDATPRIAELAARSLAALAAMLFLVLSTPLSDLIVLLRRLRVPEVLLDLMVLCYRMLFVFSEALHDTLTAQQARLGFVSNRRSLHSLGLLAASLAAQVWLRARHLHLAALARNGDGPLRFLPREFSSARREFAIALAAGLLLLAAAWAGGRA from the coding sequence GTGCTGATTGAGCAGGCGGCGTATGCCAGCCGCTGGCGCGCGGTGTGCCCCGGAGCCAAGGCAGCGTTTGCGTTGGCCGGGCTGATTGCCGCCTTCGTTGCGGCGACGCCGGCTGCGGCCTTGCTGGTCACCGCACTGTTGGCGCTGGCCGCCGTTGCCGGGGCCGGGGTCGGCCTTGGCCTGTATTTGCGGGTGGCCTTGCCGGCCACCGGCTTTCTTGCGCTGTCCTGTCTGTCGCTGCTGGTCTCGCTGGCTGGCGACGGCGCCGGCGGCATTGTCTGGCAACTGGCACCCGACGCCACGCCGCGCATCGCCGAACTGGCGGCGCGTTCGCTGGCGGCGCTGGCGGCGATGCTGTTCCTGGTGCTGAGCACGCCGCTCTCCGACCTGATCGTGCTGCTGCGTCGTTTGCGTGTGCCTGAGGTTCTGCTCGACCTGATGGTGCTCTGCTACCGGATGCTCTTTGTGTTTTCCGAAGCCCTGCACGATACGTTGACCGCGCAACAGGCGCGGCTCGGCTTCGTCTCCAACCGGCGCAGCCTGCATTCGCTCGGCCTGCTCGCCGCCAGCCTGGCGGCGCAGGTGTGGCTGCGCGCGCGGCATCTGCATCTGGCGGCCCTGGCGCGTAACGGCGACGGCCCGCTGCGCTTCCTGCCGCGCGAATTTTCCAGCGCCCGCCGCGAATTCGCTATCGCGCTCGCCGCCGGCCTGCTGCTGCTTGCTGCTGCCTGGGCCGGGGGGCGCGCATGA
- a CDS encoding energy-coupling factor ABC transporter ATP-binding protein, with translation MNGTAPVGDPLLRLVEVVYRYGTLPADAGTTGGGLAGCSLALARGSRNVLLGANGSGKTTLLLHAIGLLQPQAGHLEFAGQPLDYRRAGLTALRRRVGLVFQNPDRQLFSASVVEDVSFGPLNLGLDPATVRQRVADALQAVGMTDYAERPVHQLSFGQKKRVCIAGVLAMEPELLLLDEPMAGLDAAMQAELLAVLDGLSARGITVLLSTHDVDFAYRWADAIHLLVGGRCAASFAAADLPQHAGALRAAGQPLPAVLALQQALVARGVLAATPGLRSVEALLGELGQGGGVAG, from the coding sequence ATGAACGGAACCGCGCCGGTGGGCGATCCCTTGCTGCGTCTGGTCGAGGTCGTTTACCGCTATGGCACCCTGCCTGCCGATGCCGGCACGACCGGCGGCGGCCTGGCCGGCTGTTCGCTGGCGCTGGCGCGCGGCAGTCGCAATGTGTTGCTCGGTGCCAACGGTTCGGGCAAGACCACGCTGTTGCTGCACGCCATCGGCCTTTTGCAGCCGCAGGCCGGCCACCTCGAATTCGCCGGCCAGCCGCTGGATTACCGCCGGGCCGGCCTGACCGCGCTGCGGCGGCGGGTCGGGCTGGTCTTCCAGAACCCCGACCGTCAGCTGTTTTCGGCCAGCGTGGTCGAGGATGTCTCGTTCGGCCCGCTCAATCTCGGGCTCGATCCGGCGACCGTGCGCCAGCGGGTCGCCGATGCCTTGCAGGCGGTCGGGATGACCGATTACGCCGAGCGGCCGGTGCACCAGCTGAGTTTCGGCCAGAAAAAGCGGGTCTGCATCGCCGGCGTGCTGGCGATGGAGCCTGAGTTGCTGCTGCTCGACGAGCCGATGGCCGGCCTCGATGCGGCAATGCAGGCGGAACTTCTGGCCGTGCTTGACGGTCTGTCGGCGCGCGGCATCACCGTGCTGCTGTCCACCCACGATGTCGATTTCGCCTATCGCTGGGCCGACGCCATCCACCTGCTGGTCGGCGGTCGTTGCGCGGCGTCGTTTGCTGCCGCCGATCTGCCGCAGCATGCTGGTGCCTTGCGCGCCGCCGGCCAGCCGCTGCCGGCAGTGCTGGCGCTGCAGCAGGCCCTGGTCGCGCGCGGTGTGCTGGCAGCGACTCCGGGGCTGCGTAGCGTGGAGGCCTTGCTCGGCGAGTTGGGGCAGGGTGGGGGAGTGGCAGGATGA
- the cobM gene encoding precorrin-4 C(11)-methyltransferase: MSGKIWFVGAGPGDPDLITVKGRKLLEQAGAVLFAGSLVDQAATLYAPEGCEIRDSKDMTLEEMTDWLIAAAAKHETVIRLQTGDPGLYGALIEMTRPLTAAGIEWGVIPGVSSAMASMAAAGETLTLPEITQTVILTRVAGRTPMPPGEELEALAAHKTTLCIYLSITLLHKVQEALLAAGWSEDAPILVVQKASWPGEEKIVRGTIKDIKRKCQDEKIASQAMIVASPTLGAADWPDLIRSKLYDPTFGHRFRKATETPHD; encoded by the coding sequence ATGTCTGGAAAAATCTGGTTTGTCGGCGCCGGTCCCGGCGATCCCGACCTGATCACCGTCAAGGGCCGCAAATTGCTCGAACAGGCGGGCGCCGTGCTCTTCGCCGGTTCGCTGGTCGATCAGGCGGCGACGCTGTACGCGCCGGAAGGCTGCGAGATCCGCGACTCCAAGGACATGACCCTGGAGGAAATGACTGACTGGCTGATCGCCGCTGCCGCCAAACATGAGACGGTGATCCGCCTGCAGACCGGCGACCCCGGCCTCTACGGCGCGCTGATCGAAATGACCCGGCCGCTGACTGCCGCCGGCATCGAATGGGGGGTGATCCCCGGCGTCTCGTCAGCGATGGCGTCGATGGCCGCCGCCGGCGAAACCCTGACCCTGCCGGAAATCACCCAGACGGTGATCCTCACCCGCGTCGCCGGGCGCACCCCGATGCCGCCGGGCGAAGAACTCGAAGCCCTGGCCGCGCACAAGACCACGCTCTGCATCTACCTCTCGATCACGCTGCTGCACAAGGTCCAGGAGGCGTTGCTGGCGGCTGGCTGGAGCGAGGACGCACCGATTCTGGTGGTGCAGAAGGCGAGCTGGCCGGGCGAGGAAAAAATCGTGCGCGGCACGATCAAGGACATCAAGCGCAAGTGCCAGGACGAGAAGATCGCCAGCCAGGCGATGATCGTCGCCAGCCCGACCCTGGGCGCCGCCGACTGGCCCGACCTGATCCGTTCCAAACTCTACGATCCGACTTTCGGCCACCGTTTCCGCAAGGCCACCGAGACTCCCCATGACTAA